A stretch of Tripterygium wilfordii isolate XIE 37 chromosome 11, ASM1340144v1, whole genome shotgun sequence DNA encodes these proteins:
- the LOC120009970 gene encoding uncharacterized protein LOC120009970, protein MSPSNEVVEDSSCCSSFSGNNGGIHGDCCVVCFGDCDGKECRRSYPHTCSSFAPGLGVVSLNNSEKLWRVLTASTKGFAIGAGIKGGLAVFSILAKLRRRSLRSARKVELFTNSEAITMAFNETLRYGFFLGTFAGTFVSVDEIVAALGGHRRTAKWRALLAGLIAGPSMLLTGPNTQHTSLAIYILMRAAVLASRCGIKSKRFGRICRPLAWKHGDIFLMCLSSSQILCSYILKQDSLPPSYKSFLNTHGGKDIAILQGVKDIASGMPFTNLETIEKCYSTMGINVKLDPEMKIPCSIIHGNQSCGAHFFTFLFQAYKRALPVYLPVYLIPALIVHRQGLLKRPYTILGKSLLGTARSSLFLSTYCSSAWAWTCLLFRIFKKCNIPMVALGTFPTGLALAIEKKSRRIELSLYCLARAIESFFTCMIDVGYLPQLKNLKRVDVVIFSLSTSIIMHCYAQEREVFRSKYLNVLDWVFGVPPPPCETPRCKDS, encoded by the exons ATGTCGCCGTCCAACGAGGTAGTCGAAGACTCCAGCTGCTGTTCGTCTTTCTCTGGCAATAATGGTGGAATTCACGGGGACTGTTGCGTTGTGTGCTTTGGAGATTGTGACGGTAAGGAATGCAGGAGATCATATCCTCATACGTGCTCTTCATTTGCGCCGGGGTTGGGTGTGGTGTCGTTGAATAATTCCGAGAAGCTGTGGAGAGTCTTGACCGCCTCGACTAAAGGTTTTGCGATTGGAGCTGGCATCAAGGGAGGTCTCGCTGTCTTCTCGATCCTAGCCAAACTGAGACGCAGATCATTGCGCTCCGCCag GAAAGTTGAGTTGTTTACAAATAGTGAAGCGATAACTATGGCCTTCAATGAGACGCTTAGATACGGGTTCTTCCTTGGTACTTTTGCTGGTACTTTCGTTTCTGTGGATGAGATTGTCGCTGCTTTGGGAGGACACCGAAG GACTGCAAAATGGAGGGCCTTGTTAGCAGGATTGATTGCGGGGCCTTCAATGCTTTTAACGGGGCCAAACACACAGCACACGAGCTTGGCCATATACATACTTATGCGAGCTGCTGTGTTAGCTTCTCGCTGCGGGATAAAGAGCAAACGATTTGGGCGAATTTGTAGGCCTCTTGCATGGAAGCACGGTGATATCTTCCTCATGTGCCTCTCCTCGTCCCAAATTCT GTGTTCTTACATATTGAAGCAAGACAGTTTGCCTCCATCATATAAGTCCTTTCTCAATACACATGGTGGAAAGGATATTGCTATCCTGCAGGGTGTGAAAGACATTGCGAGTGGCATGCCTTTTACTAATTTGGAGACAATTGAGAAATGTTACAGCACCATGGGCATTAACGTTAAACTTGATCCAGAAATGAAAATCCCTTGCTCA ATTATACATGGAAATCAATCATGTGGTGCACATTTTTTCACTTTCCTCTTTCAAGCTTACAAAAGAGCATTACCAGTGTATCTTCCTGTCTATTTGATACCTGCATTGATAGTTCATCGTCAAGGCCTCTTGAAAAG GCCTTACACCATATTGGGGAAGAGTCTTCTAGGTACTGCAAGATCAAGTTTGTTTCTTTCAACATATTGCTCATCTGCATG GGCGTGGACGTGCCTGCTTTTTAGGATTTTCAAAAAATGCAACATTCCAATGGTAGCTCTGGGAACG TTTCCCACTGGACTTGCATTGGCTATTGAGAAGAAGAGCAGGAGAATTGAATTGTCACTTTACTGCCTTGCACGGGCTATTGAGAGCTTCTTTACATGCATGATTGATGTTGGATATTTGCCACAGTTAAAGAATCTGAAAAGAGTTGATGTGGTAATTTTCAGTCTATCAACATCCATTATAATGCATTGCTACGCACAGGAGAGGGAAGTCTTTCGGTCTAAGTACTTGAATGTTCTTGACTGGGTGTTTGGAGTGCCCCCTCCCCCATGTGAAACCCCACGCTGCAAAGACAGTTAA